The sequence ATCGCATCAACCTCGAGGGCGGCTCCTACGGGACGTTCGCGGCGCTCGTCTACATGCGCCGGCACCCGCGGCACGTGCGGACGGCGGTCCTCGAGAGCGTCGTCCCTCCGGGCACCCGCGCGCCCCTCTTCTTCGCTCGCGACGCGCAGAGGGCGCTCGACCAGGTGATCGCGGCGTGCGCGAAGGACGCCGGCTGCCACGCGTCGTTTCCGGACGTCCGGGGCGACGTCGCTCGCCTCCTCTCGCGGCTCGAGGCGAAGCCGGCCGAGGTGACGATCAAAGACGCGAAGACCGGGGAGCCGCGCAAGATCGTGCTCGGCCGGAGCGCGGCGGCCCAGACGATCCGCTACATGCTGTACCTGCCGATCACGGCGGCGCAGATCCCGCTCCAGGCGCACATGGCGGCCGGCGGCGATTATTCGCGGCTCGCCGAAGGGGCGTATCTCTGGGGAAACCTCGCGGCGTCGCTCTCCGACGGCTTCTTCCTGTCGGTGACCTGCGCGGAAGACGTGCCGTTCTTCACGTCCGCCGAGGCCGAGGCCGAGGCGCGGGGGACGTTCCTCGGCGACTTCCGCACGCGCGTGCAGAAAGCCGCGTGCGCCGAGTGGCCGCGGGGCGAGGTGCCGCCCGGCTTCGATCTCCCCGTGAAGTCCGAGGCGCCTGCCCTCCTGGTCTCGGGCGAGCGCGATCCGGTGACGCCGGCGGCGGACGCCGAGAGCGCGGCGAAGCATCTCCCGCACGCCAAGCGCGTCGTGATCCCCGGAGCCGGCCACGATTACGAGGGGGAGAAGGGGGCCGAGGAGTGCATCAGCCGTGTCGCCGCGGCGCTGATCGAGTCGGGGACCGAGGCCGGCCTCGACACGAGCTGCGTCGCGGCGATCGTCCCGGTCCCGTTCGCGCTTCGCGACGATCGCGCGGCCGAGGTCGCGATCCCGGAGGCCGAGCTCGACCGGTTCGCCGGCGCCTACGCCGGTCCCGACGGCCACGAGTTCGTCGTCCGGCGCCGCGGCGCCGCCCTGCAGGTCGTGCTGGGCGAGGGCCGCGAGTTCCTTCTCACGCCTGTCGGGGCCTCCCGCTTCCGCATCGAGGGCGCGCCGCCCGGGTATTTCGTCGAGTTCCAGCGCGACGGCGAGAGCGTCACCGGGATGCAGATCGAAGAAGGCCCGACCGAGCGGTCGACGTTGAAGCGCAAGCCGTAGACCGGCCGCCGGGCGTTTCCTGTTCGCGAAAAGTCGCGCTATGCCGTCCGGGCTTTCGCGCCCAGCCGGAGGAGCTCTCTCCGAAGCCGGGCGTGCTTCTGGAGCAATCGCACGTAGCGCCCTTCGGAGGGGCCCTGCTTTGCATCGACGATCCTCGCCAGGGACTCCCGTTCGGCGGCGTCCCACCGGGCGATCCCCGGCACGAGATCGAGCACGCAGGCGAGAGAGGTGAAAGCGTCCGAGCCGGCCGAACCTTCCCGCGCGGGGCCGGCCGACAGGAGGCGCGCGAGCCGGGCCGCGCAGCGGACTCGAAATTTCGGCGCCGAAAGTCCCGACTCCGCCATTTTCCGTTCGACGGCGAGGCCGATATTGCGGATGTGGAAGCGATCCCACTCGCGCGCTTCGGAATCCCCGCCGTCCAGAATCATGCCCGCGGCGGCGAACGCGCGCAGCGTTCGCGGAGAGCTTCTGTAGCCGGGGCGTCGCGCGACGCGTGCTTCTTCACGGCGCGCGATCCCTTCGATCCGGGTCGAGACGGAGCGGAAGCCGAGGCGGCGGTAGAACCAGAACGCGCCCGATCCGATGGCTTCCTCGTTCTCGAGGCCGATCTGGTAGGGATCGATCGAGAACACCGTGACGCCGAACCTCCCGCGATACGCCCGGAGGAGGCGCGCGAAGACGAAGGCCGTTTCGCCGTCGCGGAACTCGGGAAAGACGTTGAAGGAGAGGTCGACGCGCTCGAACAGCATGAAGCCGTCCCCGTATCCGATCGGAACTCCGTTTCGGACGATCAGGAAGGCGGAGGCCCCCCGCAGGGGGAGACGGCGGGCGGGCGGCAGGCCGAAGAAATGGATGCGGAGCCCGCGTCCGGCGTCCGCTTCGACGACACGCGCGGCGTCGCCGTGGTTGAACCCGTAGAACTCGCGGTAGCGCGTCGCGAGGGCGGCACGCGCGGCGTCGAGCGTCCGGAGGCCCGCCGCCGACGCCAGGCGCCGGACCGGCAGCCGGGGGCCGGCGATCTCTCGGCGAAGGTCGATGTCCCGACGGGCGAGGAGAGTCTTCCCGTGGAAGAAAATCGGGCCGCGGCGAACCCGCAAACGGGTCCGGCTCCACGGAGATCGGCCGAGATCCCAGGTGACGGGCAGCGCGAGAGCGTCGAAGAGCTCTGCCCGTTCCGCGGGAGTCTCGGGCAGGCTTTCGAAACGCGAGAGGAGCCACGACACCGCGTCGCGGTTTCGCGCCGCCCGGAGCCATGCGGCGTAGGGGACGTTGGCGTCGACGAGCGCCTCTTCCTCGAGAAGGGGAAGGAAGCGGGCGAGTCCCGCGCCGAGCCGGTCGGGGGCATTCTGCAGCTCCCAGGCGATCCGCAGGCTCTTCCCGCGGGAGCGTCGCAGCGCCCGGAGGAGATCGAACGAGAACGTCGTCGTGACCGACGTTTGCGCGATTCCCGAGTGCCCGCCGCCCTCGAGAGCGGCGGGATCGGCTCCGAGGGACGCGACGCGCGCGGCGAAAGCTCCCAGGATCGACTCGGCTCGCCGCCGCACGGACGGCCGGCTCGGAAAAGCCGAAAAGTACAGAAGAGCGTCGTGAAACCGGACGAGGGCCTCCGGGTCCCGAAACGTCGCCTTCTCGAGCCTTGCCAGGATCGCATCGACGCGCTCCTGCGCGCCACGCTCCCGGCGCGCGGCTTCGAGCCTCGCGAGGAGGCGGTCGATCCGAACGGGAACTTTGGACGTCGAGGCCACGCGGCCTCGATTATTCAACGAAACGGGAGCGAGGCGCGGCTCGAGAGCAGAGGGTGAACTGTGGGGTCGGCTCTCGAACCCGAGTGACGGACAATCCCGGGATGGACGTCCTCTGTGCTTCCTGCGGCGCGCCGCTTCCCGCTTCCAAGCGCTGCCGGGACCTGTTCGACGAGCTGTCGCTATACGCTGACGCGCGCGGGCGGGGTGTTCATCCACCAGCACGCCGTCGATGCGTACGCGGCGCAGCACGCCGCGGAGAACCCGAAGCCGATCGCGACGGCGGCGGGGCTGATCGGCCTGTATCTCCTCGCGGAGAAGGGGTGGGACGGGCGGCGCGTCCAGCGGGCGCACATGGAGCTCGGCAACCGGATGAAGGAGTGGCCGGCGCTGCCGCCGCCGGACGGGCGCGCGGCCCTCGGCGTCGCGGACCTTCTCGCCGCGCCGGAGGGAATCGAGCGCGACCGCCGGATCGAGGAGTGGGCGCGGGCGGTGTGGGCGAGCTGGAGCCGGGAGCATGCGCGGGTCGCGGAGCTCCTCGAGGGGCCGTACCGCCTGCGCGGGCAGTGACTTCGCTACCGGGCAGCCGGGGTCGCGGCTTTCGACGCCGCTGAGCTCTCTGCCGGCGCCGATCGTGCGGAAGCCGTTCCCGACACGCGGACTTCCCGCTCCCGCCTCGGATTGAGCGTCACGGTGACGCATCCGGAGAACGCCAGGAGAAGGATAGCGAGGAGAAGTGTCGCGGGTTTCGTGCGGTCAGGGTAGCACGGGCCGCGGGGGCGCAGCGCCGGGGACCGAGGATGTTATGATCACTTTCTCGCCTCGCTCGCCTTTCGACAGCCCGGCTGCTGAATTCGAACCGAGATAACCGATTCGACGACGAACCGGCGCGAGAAATGCTCCCCGGCGCCGGCACGGCCGGCAGGAAGGCGAAGGTTCCCGGCTTGACGAAATCCCGGTTCAATCATCCCCGATTCAGCCCGGCGGGCGAGGAGCGGATCCGCCGCTCGATGGCGCGCGGCCACCGGGGCGACGACCCTCGGTTGCCGATCCGCCAGGTGTCCGTCCGGCGCGACGGCCGGCACTACATCTCCTGGTTCGGCCCGGTCGACCACGGCTGGCGCGATCAGGCGCTGTGGGAGATGGAGGTCGACTTCGGCCAGTTCCGCGCGAACAAAGGGAAGAAGGCCTGACGATGTCGCACGATCCGCTGCTCGACAAGATCCACGAAGTCCGAAATCTCCTGACCGCGTTCAAGAACGCCCTCGTGAGCCAGAAGCGGTTCAACGACCAGACCGCTTCGATCTTCTGGGGCGAAGACAAGGCGTTCTGGACTTTCCAGGCCGAGCACGATCGGTTGAAGCACCAGGGCATCAGCGCGGATTCGCGCCAGCGCCTGCTCGTCTTCCTCGAAAAGAAGGCGGCGCAGTGGGAGCGGCTCTGCCGCCTTGCCGAGAGCGGCGTTCCGATCGAGAACGACTTCCTCGAGCGCGAAGGCTGACGGCGGCGCGCGAAGGTCGATCCGTTCGGGGCCGGCGGCGCCTCGACGAGCTCTCGCCGTCTCGCTCTCTGGCTTGCCTATTTGGCTAAAATAGCTAAAATGGCTGATATGGCAGCGATCGGCGGCGGCATCCGGATTCTCGCGATCGGCCGTAAGAGCGCGGCCTCGGCCGCCGCGTCACGGCGGCTCTCCGGCCGCGGGTTCGAGATCGAGGCGGTTCGCGCCGGCCCCACCGCGATTCGACGGGCGGCGGGCGAAGCCTATGACGCGATTCTGTTCGACGTCCGCATACGCGACGAAGACTCGCTCGGCCTCGTCCGCGCGCTGCGATCGAAAGCCGTGGACGTGCCGGTGATCCTCGTTCTGAACGAGTGGAGCAACCGGACGGCTCTGGCGGCCGCCGAGCTCGGGGCCGTCCAGCCCCTGGTTCGTCCGGTGGCGCCGGAGGCTCTGGAGAGAGCGCTGCGGATCGGCGCCGGCGTCGGTTCTCGGGCGCGGCCGTCGGACGGCGAGGTGGTCTCGGTCAGCGCGACTCGAGCGAAGAACGAGTTCGGCCGTTATCTGGAGAAGGCCGTCCAGGGAGGCCGCGTCGTGATCGAGAAGCACGACTCTCCCAGGGCGGTGATGGTGTCCATCGGAGAATTCGAGAGCTTGAGCCGCTCGCGGAATGCTCGGCTCGGCGCGTTGACGCAGAAGTTCGACGCGCTCGTCGACCGGATGCAGGGATCGAAGGCGCGGCGCGCGGCCCAGACGGCTTTCGAGGCGTCGCCGGAAGAGCTCGCGAAGGCCGCGGTCGCCGCCGCCCGGAATGGCGGCTGATCCACCCGGAACGGGCCGAATTTACGTCCTCGCCGGAGTGAACGGGGCCGGCAAGAGCAGCATCCTCGGCGCGATGATGCACGCCACGGGCGCCGAATACTTCGATCCCGACGAGGCGACGCGGCAGATCCTCGAACACGACCCGGGACTGTCGCCCGAGGAGGCCAACGCTGCCGCCTGGGCGGAGGGCGCTCGGCGCCTCGATCAGGCGATCGAAAACCGAACGGATTTCAACTTCGAGACCACTCTCGGTGGCCGGACGATCACCGCTCGTCTCGAGAAGGCCGCCGCCGCCGGGCTCGAGGTTCGCGTGTGGTACGTCGGATTGACGACTCCGGATCTGCACGTCGCGCGGGTCCGCGCTCGGGTCGCTCGAGGGGGACACGACATTCCCGAGGCGAGAATCCGCAGCCGATACGACAGCAGCCGGACGAATCTGGTGCGGCTGGTGCCTCGCCTGACGGAGCTCTGGATCTACGACAACAGCATCGAGGGTGACCCGAGCGACGGCGTTGCTCCCTCTCCCAGGCTCATCCTGCACGCGCGGAGGCGCCGGATCGCGGAGATGTGCGCCCCCGAATCGGTGCCCGAGTGGGCGAAGCCCGTCGTCCAGGCTGCGCTCGACGCGGCGCCCGGAGGAAAGCGGTGAACGCGGGCGCCGTTCTCTCGACGAGAAATCCGTTGACAGGAAAATTCTTCTCGGGCACACTGATCCGCGAATGAAATTCCGCTCCGCGCTTCCGACGGTTCGAAAGTCGAAGAAGCAGCTCAAGCGCAAGCCTGAGAGCGGCGGGATTTCGTTCGGATAAACCCAAAAAAAGCACAACCGCACTGAACGAAGCCCGCCGGCAAGGCGGGCTTTTTCGTTTGCGGCGTTTTTCGGGAGGAGGGGAGAGTGGCAGACAGGATTCCGGTGGCAGTCCTCGGGGCGACGGGAGCCGTGGGGCAGCGATTCGTGCAGCTCCTCGACCGCCACCCGTGGTTCGAGCTCGCCGAGGCGGCGGCCTCCGAGAGGTCCGCCGGAAGGAGCTACGGCGAGGCGGCGCGATGGATCCTGCCGGGCGCGATCCCGGCGGCGGCCGCGCGGCTGACGGTCCGGCGCGTCGGCGAGCCGCTCGCATCCACGGTCGTCTTCTCCGCCCTCGATGCGGAGACGGCGCGGGAGGCCGAGCCGCGATACGCGCGGGACGGCCACGTCGTCGTCTCGAACGCCTCCGCCTTTCGCATGCATCCCGCCGTTCCTCTCCTCGTCCCCGAGATCAATCCCGAATCGATCGACCTCCTTCCCCGGCAGCCGTGGTCTTCGGGCGGCGGCGGCATCGTGACGAACCCGAACTGCTGTGTCGCCGGCCTCGCGCTCGCGCTCGCTCCACTGGAAAGGCTCTTCGGGATCGCCCATGTGACGGTCACGACGCTCCAGGCCCTCTCGGGCGCGGGCTACCCGGGTGTCGCGTCGCTCGACGCGGCCGGCAACGTCATTCCGCACATCGCCGGGGAAGAGGAGAAGATCGAGGAGGAGCCGGGCAAGATCCTCCGCGCCAATTTTCCGATTTCCGTCTCGGTCAACCGCGTTCCGGTTCGCGACGGCCATACGGAATCCGTCTTCGTGAAGCTGAAGAGGCCCGCGGAGCTCTCGGAGATCCGGAGCGCGCTCGCCGAATTCCGGGGCGAGCCGCAGCGCCTCGGCCTTCCTTCGGCGCCCGAAGCCCCGATCGTCGTCCTCGACGAGCCGGACCGTCCGCAGCCGGCCCGGGACGTCGAGCGGGAGGGCGGGATGGCCGTCTTCGCCGGTAATCTCCGGCGCGACCCGTGGTTCGACGCGCGGTTCACGGTGCTCGTCCACAACACGGTCCGGGGAGCGGCGGGAGCGGCGCTCGAGAATGCGGAGCTCCTCGCCGCGCGCGGGCTCGTCGGCCGCGCCGCGGCCGGGAGCGCGGAGGCGGCGCGATGCACGACGGGAGAGACGGTGCGATGCGCTGCCGGCGAGGCGGCGAAATGCGCTGCCGGCGAGGCGGCGAATTGATCGTCATGAAGTTCGGGGGAACGTCCGTCGAGGACGGAGCGCGCATCCGTCAAGTCGCGCGGATCGTCGCCTCCCGGCGGCGCGAAGGGCGCCTCGTCGTGATCTCCGCGCTCGGCGGCGTGACGGATGCCCTCGCGGCCGCGGCGGAAGCCGCCCGAGACGGCGACGAAACGGCATCCCGCGACCGGCTCCGGGCCCTGGAAGACCGTCACCTCCGCACGGTCGAGGAGGCGGGGATCTCCGGGAGCGACGCCTCGCGGCTCGTCGAGGAGATCTCGCTGACGTTCGGACGCCTGAATGAGCTCGTGTCCGGTGTCGTGCTCCTCGGGGAGCTCTCCGGCCGGACTCGGGATGCGATTCTCGCGGCGGGCGAGCTCCTCTCGTCGCGGATCGTCGCGGCGGCCCTGCGCGCCCGCGGGTGCGAGGCGACCTGGCACGACCCGCGCGAGCTCGTCGCCACGAGCTCCGACTTCGGGGCCGCGGTCGCCGACGAGAGCGCCATCGCCGCGAACACGGCCGTTCTCCGGACGAGTCTCGCCCGGAACGGCGTCGCCGTCACGGGAGGTTTCGTCGGGCGGGACCGGGCGGGCGAGACGACGACGCTCGGGCGAGGCGGCTCCGATTACTCGGCTTCGCTCCTGGGCGCCGCGCTCGGAGCTTCCGTGATCGAGATCTGGACGGACGTCGACGGGCTGATGACGGCCGATCCCCGCGTCGTTCCCGCGGCGCGCCTCGTGCCCGAGGTCTCCTACGCCGAGGCCTCGGAGCTCGCTTTCTTCGGCGCGAAGGTCCTCCATCCGGCGACGATTCGTCCCGCGGTCGCGAGCGGCATCCCGGTGCGGATCCGCAATACGGCCCGGCCCGGCGGGAAGGGGACCGAGATCCGCCGCGACGCGGGCGGGACGGGCGTCCGGGCGCTGGCCGCGCGCCCGGGAGCCGCGGCGATCTTCGCCCGCAATCCCCGCATGCTGCTCTCGGAGGGGTACGCCTCGAGGATCTTCGCCGTCTTCGAGAAGCACCGCGTTCCCGTGGACGTGATCGCGACGAGCGAGATCTCGATCTCGACGACGGTCTCGGCGTCGGCGCCGGTCGACGACGTCGTCCGCGACCTCGGCCGCTTCTGCGAGGTCGAGACCATCCGAGGCCTCGCCGTCGTGAGCGTCGTCGGACGCGGTCTCCGGACGACACCCGGCATCGCGGCGAAGACGTTCGCCGCGCTCGACGACATCAACGTCGTGATGATCTCGCAGGGCGCGAGCGAGACGAACCTGACTTTCGTGATCGACGAGGGGAGCGTGCGCTCCGCGCTCGAAAGGCTCCACCGGACGTTCTTCGAGGAAATCGAGGGGCGCGCGGAGGAATGCGCGTGAGGGCGGCGATCGTGGGATGCGGCCGGATGGGACGCGCGCTCGAAGAGATGCTCGCCGAGCGCGGTCACGCGACGGTCGCGCGAATCGGACGGGAAGACCGGCTCGACGCGGCGCGCGGGGTCGACGTCGCCTTCGAGTTCACGCGTCCCGACGCCGCCCGCGGCAACGTCGAAACCCTCCTCGA comes from Thermoanaerobaculia bacterium and encodes:
- a CDS encoding alpha/beta hydrolase, translating into SERAPDPVFLFAGGPGESAVEAAAGAAAGNAEINRKRDLVLVDVRGTGDSNGLQCPSLQGHAGVLGFLESFLPAAGVRECRKRLEPRADLALYTTANAVDDVNDVRAALGYDRINLEGGSYGTFAALVYMRRHPRHVRTAVLESVVPPGTRAPLFFARDAQRALDQVIAACAKDAGCHASFPDVRGDVARLLSRLEAKPAEVTIKDAKTGEPRKIVLGRSAAAQTIRYMLYLPITAAQIPLQAHMAAGGDYSRLAEGAYLWGNLAASLSDGFFLSVTCAEDVPFFTSAEAEAEARGTFLGDFRTRVQKAACAEWPRGEVPPGFDLPVKSEAPALLVSGERDPVTPAADAESAAKHLPHAKRVVIPGAGHDYEGEKGAEECISRVAAALIESGTEAGLDTSCVAAIVPVPFALRDDRAAEVAIPEAELDRFAGAYAGPDGHEFVVRRRGAALQVVLGEGREFLLTPVGASRFRIEGAPPGYFVEFQRDGESVTGMQIEEGPTERSTLKRKP
- a CDS encoding DUF5946 family protein is translated as MFIHQHAVDAYAAQHAAENPKPIATAAGLIGLYLLAEKGWDGRRVQRAHMELGNRMKEWPALPPPDGRAALGVADLLAAPEGIERDRRIEEWARAVWASWSREHARVAELLEGPYRLRGQ
- a CDS encoding type II toxin-antitoxin system prevent-host-death family antitoxin, whose amino-acid sequence is MADMAAIGGGIRILAIGRKSAASAAASRRLSGRGFEIEAVRAGPTAIRRAAGEAYDAILFDVRIRDEDSLGLVRALRSKAVDVPVILVLNEWSNRTALAAAELGAVQPLVRPVAPEALERALRIGAGVGSRARPSDGEVVSVSATRAKNEFGRYLEKAVQGGRVVIEKHDSPRAVMVSIGEFESLSRSRNARLGALTQKFDALVDRMQGSKARRAAQTAFEASPEELAKAAVAAARNGG
- a CDS encoding zeta toxin family protein → MAADPPGTGRIYVLAGVNGAGKSSILGAMMHATGAEYFDPDEATRQILEHDPGLSPEEANAAAWAEGARRLDQAIENRTDFNFETTLGGRTITARLEKAAAAGLEVRVWYVGLTTPDLHVARVRARVARGGHDIPEARIRSRYDSSRTNLVRLVPRLTELWIYDNSIEGDPSDGVAPSPRLILHARRRRIAEMCAPESVPEWAKPVVQAALDAAPGGKR
- the asd gene encoding aspartate-semialdehyde dehydrogenase, whose amino-acid sequence is MADRIPVAVLGATGAVGQRFVQLLDRHPWFELAEAAASERSAGRSYGEAARWILPGAIPAAAARLTVRRVGEPLASTVVFSALDAETAREAEPRYARDGHVVVSNASAFRMHPAVPLLVPEINPESIDLLPRQPWSSGGGGIVTNPNCCVAGLALALAPLERLFGIAHVTVTTLQALSGAGYPGVASLDAAGNVIPHIAGEEEKIEEEPGKILRANFPISVSVNRVPVRDGHTESVFVKLKRPAELSEIRSALAEFRGEPQRLGLPSAPEAPIVVLDEPDRPQPARDVEREGGMAVFAGNLRRDPWFDARFTVLVHNTVRGAAGAALENAELLAARGLVGRAAAGSAEAARCTTGETVRCAAGEAAKCAAGEAAN
- a CDS encoding aspartate kinase encodes the protein MKFGGTSVEDGARIRQVARIVASRRREGRLVVISALGGVTDALAAAAEAARDGDETASRDRLRALEDRHLRTVEEAGISGSDASRLVEEISLTFGRLNELVSGVVLLGELSGRTRDAILAAGELLSSRIVAAALRARGCEATWHDPRELVATSSDFGAAVADESAIAANTAVLRTSLARNGVAVTGGFVGRDRAGETTTLGRGGSDYSASLLGAALGASVIEIWTDVDGLMTADPRVVPAARLVPEVSYAEASELAFFGAKVLHPATIRPAVASGIPVRIRNTARPGGKGTEIRRDAGGTGVRALAARPGAAAIFARNPRMLLSEGYASRIFAVFEKHRVPVDVIATSEISISTTVSASAPVDDVVRDLGRFCEVETIRGLAVVSVVGRGLRTTPGIAAKTFAALDDINVVMISQGASETNLTFVIDEGSVRSALERLHRTFFEEIEGRAEECA